The following proteins are co-located in the Methylomonas sp. 11b genome:
- a CDS encoding F0F1 ATP synthase subunit gamma: MSQRREVEARLALFDDLSGILGAMRSFALAELRKVGRREAAQQQVVQSLQTALADLADSLPEPALSSPANDIWLLFGSVRGFCGSFNEDVMRYWRTESTQQGPLILVGERLHQMVEERAALQRLRGADGGLDAPAAIDSILAAVAELRGVEFGLIACVRDEQGARSQRLWPLSDVASSARLNPPLTFAPPAEVAQGVAEHYLFHSLLALLLRSIRVENHMRLMQMETALRHLERGGEELQRQRNRLRQEEIVEEIELMVGRR, translated from the coding sequence ATGAGCCAGCGTCGGGAAGTTGAGGCGCGATTAGCCTTGTTCGACGATTTGTCCGGCATTCTCGGCGCGATGCGCAGTTTTGCCTTGGCTGAGCTGCGGAAAGTGGGTAGGCGCGAGGCCGCGCAGCAACAAGTCGTGCAATCGTTGCAGACGGCCTTGGCCGATTTGGCCGATAGCTTGCCGGAGCCGGCTTTAAGCTCGCCCGCCAACGACATCTGGCTGTTATTCGGTTCCGTGCGCGGCTTTTGCGGCAGCTTTAACGAAGACGTGATGCGCTACTGGCGAACAGAATCCACTCAGCAAGGCCCATTGATTCTAGTTGGTGAACGCCTGCACCAAATGGTTGAGGAGCGCGCCGCATTGCAACGGCTGCGCGGTGCCGACGGCGGTTTGGATGCGCCGGCCGCGATAGATAGTATTCTGGCGGCGGTCGCGGAACTGCGCGGGGTCGAGTTTGGGTTGATAGCCTGTGTGCGTGACGAACAAGGTGCGCGCAGCCAACGTCTTTGGCCGCTGTCTGATGTGGCTAGTAGCGCCAGGCTAAACCCGCCGTTGACGTTCGCACCGCCGGCGGAAGTGGCCCAAGGCGTTGCCGAACATTATCTGTTTCACAGCCTGCTGGCCTTATTGTTGCGCTCGATTCGGGTGGAAAACCACATGCGGCTGATGCAGATGGAAACCGCGTTGCGACATCTTGAGCGCGGCGGCGAAGAATTACAACGACAACGCAATCGGCTGCGCCAGGAAGAAATCGTCGAGGAAATCGAGTTGATGGTGGGTCGGCGTTAG
- a CDS encoding sigma-54 interaction domain-containing protein, translating into MASSSPLFKRWLGQIGADQVVEVLTDLFESGAAFIVDSNSDILLWSKGAEQLFGLSATETIGKPCKTALNCDSDNDPCNLAELGIVKSQAVRIHRPDGRTLNCYRTARAFYDSNGGFAGAIEFLQAQSDTAPEQKPDDSDSFHGILSRDPAMKEAIKIIRNVAETEATVLIRGESGTGKEMVAHALHLESPRHYQPFLAINCAALTPSLLESELFGHVKGAFTGAVRNHAGLFQRANGGTLFLDEIAELPLELQAKLLRVIQERNFIPVGGDSAVSVDVRIIAATHRSLREEVKAGRFREDLMYRLRVVPIFLPPLRERRQDISLLLQYLIDRHNTQGHRHIDSIAPEAMRLLLDYRWPGNVRELNNVVEYAYAVGRDSELSIGDLPPEFREPLRPTATIDQHLTARPKSQNEAELIREALENNPDNLEQAAQYAGMSRATFWRKRRKYGL; encoded by the coding sequence ATGGCATCCTCCTCGCCCCTATTCAAACGTTGGCTCGGCCAAATCGGCGCCGATCAAGTCGTAGAAGTGTTGACCGACTTATTCGAAAGCGGTGCGGCCTTTATTGTGGACAGCAATAGCGACATTTTGCTGTGGAGCAAAGGTGCCGAACAATTGTTCGGCCTGAGCGCGACCGAGACCATCGGCAAGCCTTGCAAGACCGCACTGAATTGCGACAGCGACAACGACCCCTGCAACCTGGCCGAACTCGGCATCGTCAAGTCGCAAGCGGTACGGATACATCGCCCGGATGGCCGGACGCTGAATTGTTATCGAACCGCCCGCGCCTTCTACGACAGCAATGGCGGCTTCGCCGGGGCGATTGAATTTCTGCAAGCGCAAAGCGACACAGCGCCCGAGCAAAAACCGGACGACAGCGACAGCTTTCACGGCATTCTGTCGCGTGACCCGGCGATGAAAGAGGCCATCAAAATTATTCGCAACGTCGCCGAAACCGAAGCCACCGTGTTGATCCGCGGCGAATCCGGCACCGGTAAAGAGATGGTGGCACATGCGCTGCATTTGGAAAGCCCGCGTCACTATCAACCCTTTCTGGCCATCAACTGCGCGGCCTTGACCCCCAGCCTGTTGGAAAGCGAGTTATTCGGCCATGTGAAAGGCGCATTCACCGGCGCGGTACGTAACCATGCCGGCCTGTTTCAACGCGCCAACGGCGGCACGCTGTTTTTAGATGAAATAGCGGAACTGCCATTGGAACTGCAAGCCAAACTATTGCGCGTGATACAAGAACGCAATTTCATCCCGGTCGGCGGCGATAGCGCCGTCAGCGTCGATGTGCGGATTATCGCCGCCACGCATAGATCGCTGCGCGAAGAGGTCAAGGCCGGCCGGTTTCGAGAGGATTTGATGTACCGCTTACGGGTCGTGCCGATCTTTCTGCCGCCGCTGCGCGAACGTCGCCAGGACATCAGCCTGTTGCTGCAATATCTGATAGACCGGCATAACACCCAAGGCCATCGCCATATCGACAGCATCGCGCCGGAAGCGATGCGCCTGCTGTTGGATTACCGCTGGCCGGGCAATGTTCGGGAATTGAATAATGTCGTCGAATACGCTTATGCGGTGGGCCGCGACAGCGAGCTAAGCATAGGCGATTTGCCGCCCGAGTTCCGCGAGCCGCTTAGACCGACAGCAACGATTGACCAACACCTTACAGCACGCCCGAAAAGTCAAAACGAAGCGGAATTGATCCGAGAAGCCTTGGAAAATAACCCGGACAATCTGGAACAGGCCGCGCAATATGCGGGGATGAGTCGGGCGACTTTTTGGCGGAAGCGGCGGAAGTATGGTTTATAA
- a CDS encoding sulfite exporter TauE/SafE family protein, translated as MILTLILAICIGLLLGLLGGGGSILTVPMLVYVLHVPPKTAIVTSFVVVGVSSLMALIPHARRGHVCWKSALVFGLAGMLGAFGGGRLAGHFSGEWLMVFFGAITFLTGLAMIFKRAPSEPTIEQALPMCPLQTPILRLLFDGILVGGLTGLVGVGGGFLIVPALTLLVGLPMPAAIGTSLLVIVMNATAGLSGYANHAQLDIELMVLVTAGAVCGSFLGGWLSNFISAAVLRRGFGWFVMVVAVYVLFNAVSWQLLASLAVWQDDELAWRRVLAGLAAILALGLIGNRIHSRKPRIEAVPMPPRQHL; from the coding sequence ATGATCCTGACGCTGATCTTGGCAATCTGTATCGGCTTGCTGCTGGGGCTGTTGGGTGGCGGCGGCTCGATTTTGACGGTGCCGATGCTGGTATATGTGCTGCATGTGCCGCCCAAGACGGCCATCGTTACCTCTTTTGTGGTGGTGGGCGTCTCCAGCTTGATGGCGTTAATTCCGCATGCGCGGCGCGGCCATGTTTGCTGGAAAAGCGCTCTGGTATTCGGTTTGGCCGGCATGTTAGGCGCATTCGGTGGCGGTCGCTTGGCCGGGCATTTTTCCGGCGAATGGCTGATGGTGTTTTTTGGGGCGATTACCTTTTTGACCGGCCTGGCGATGATCTTCAAGAGAGCGCCTAGCGAGCCAACTATTGAGCAGGCACTACCGATGTGTCCTTTACAAACACCGATATTGCGTTTGTTGTTCGATGGGATTTTGGTCGGCGGTTTGACCGGTCTAGTGGGGGTCGGCGGCGGATTTTTGATCGTGCCCGCATTGACCTTGTTGGTGGGTTTGCCGATGCCGGCGGCGATCGGTACCTCGTTACTGGTTATCGTGATGAACGCCACCGCCGGCTTGAGCGGTTACGCCAATCACGCACAGCTGGATATCGAGTTGATGGTGCTGGTCACCGCCGGTGCGGTATGCGGCAGTTTTCTGGGTGGTTGGTTATCCAACTTTATTAGTGCGGCGGTGTTACGGCGCGGGTTCGGCTGGTTCGTGATGGTGGTGGCGGTTTACGTGTTGTTTAACGCCGTGAGTTGGCAACTGTTGGCATCTTTAGCGGTGTGGCAGGATGACGAACTTGCCTGGCGACGGGTGTTGGCCGGCTTAGCTGCCATCTTGGCACTAGGCCTAATCGGCAATCGTATTCATAGCCGTAAACCGCGTATAGAAGCGGTGCCAATGCCGCCTCGGCAGCACCTGTAA
- a CDS encoding MBL fold metallo-hydrolase has protein sequence MIFRQLFETETSTYSYLLGCERSRRACLIDPVASELPIYIDLLQSLNLKLIYTFETHVHADHITGAGLLREKLGSKSVVHRDAGALCADLLVTDGVLLQVGDLDIQVRHTPGHTGGCVSYVMADRVFTGDALLIGGSGRTDFQQGDAGQLYDSITGKLFTLPPDTLVYPGHDYQGNTVSTIKQEMAKNPRVGQGRTRVEFIAIMSELKLAYPKFIDQALPANQSCGTLAE, from the coding sequence ATGATTTTCAGACAACTCTTCGAAACAGAAACCTCTACCTACAGTTATTTGTTGGGCTGCGAACGCAGCCGTCGCGCTTGCTTGATCGATCCGGTCGCTTCGGAGCTGCCGATTTACATCGATCTACTGCAAAGCCTGAATCTGAAGCTGATTTACACCTTCGAAACTCATGTGCATGCCGATCACATCACCGGCGCCGGTTTGCTGCGCGAAAAACTTGGCAGCAAGAGCGTGGTGCATCGGGATGCCGGCGCGCTCTGCGCGGATTTGCTGGTCACTGATGGAGTATTGTTGCAAGTTGGCGATCTGGATATTCAGGTACGGCATACCCCCGGCCATACCGGCGGTTGCGTCAGTTACGTGATGGCCGACCGGGTGTTTACCGGCGATGCCTTGCTGATCGGCGGCAGCGGCCGTACCGATTTCCAGCAAGGCGATGCCGGCCAGCTTTACGACAGTATCACCGGCAAATTGTTTACTTTGCCCCCTGATACTTTGGTTTATCCGGGACACGATTACCAGGGCAATACCGTGTCCACTATCAAACAGGAAATGGCTAAAAACCCCCGCGTGGGTCAAGGCCGCACGCGTGTTGAGTTCATAGCGATCATGAGCGAATTGAAGCTGGCGTATCCCAAGTTTATCGATCAGGCGCTGCCGGCCAATCAGTCTTGTGGGACGCTGGCCGAGTAG
- a CDS encoding type II toxin-antitoxin system RelE/ParE family toxin codes for MVIVWSKPAREDLHSIHQFIARDSKLYANRVTQDILAKVDVLATMPKLGRTVSEIGEENVREIGIYSYRILYETIGETVYIHGVIHKRRDFKQEDLQR; via the coding sequence ATGGTGATTGTTTGGTCAAAACCCGCGCGCGAAGACCTCCACTCGATACATCAATTTATTGCTCGTGATTCCAAACTCTACGCAAACCGCGTAACGCAAGACATTCTCGCTAAAGTGGATGTACTGGCGACCATGCCAAAGCTGGGCCGGACAGTTTCCGAAATTGGCGAGGAAAATGTGCGCGAAATCGGCATATATTCATACCGGATACTTTACGAAACAATCGGCGAAACCGTTTATATCCATGGCGTAATCCACAAGCGACGAGACTTCAAACAGGAAGATCTGCAACGCTAA